The Ostrinia nubilalis chromosome 11, ilOstNubi1.1, whole genome shotgun sequence genomic sequence CACTGTCATAACGTCTCGTTCTGACGCAAAGAATCACCacttgatgagagcgagagaaaaagcGGAAAtaggtagctggaactgtgacCCACTGTACTATTGGAGGGCAAAGACTTAGGACCGCTGGTTGAATGGTCGATATAGCGAATATCTAAAACAAAACATTCGACGTCACATGATAAGCGTGAACGTCACGTTTTCAAATAAACATCCAATCTTAATCTGGCATacaattgtaattaacaataataaagtTGACTTTGGAGATAGTGATAACCGCTTTGTTGACCTACTATTAATTGATACGAAAAATCGGGCGATTAAAGCTACCTATTTCTTTATCGTTAATGTGACTGACACATAGAAAACTATACCCATTCAGATCGTTAGTTTCCGTTAAGATTATGAGATATAAATAACAATGTTTATAGTTTAATGAATTCCAAGTTGATTCCTTCAGCAGCTGATGTAACGGTGGACCGGTTGTCCAATTTGACTTCCGCTGATTTCGGTTGACGCACTTCGTACTCGGACAAAATCATGGATAACACCACTTTCACGTGCAATTGGCCAATTTGGACACCTGCAACATTAAACGTTGGTGTTATTGGAGCGAGCAGTGTAAAATGGCTCTTTTAAAATAACATGTTGTACCTTCGAAACTGCACTATACGACTGATTGTTACTAAAAGACCTATTAATTCTTCGTTGCCTTCATTTTAGTTGTTCTAAGATTAAAATTACGTCTGCAGCAGGCTTGAAAGATGAtaattttttcaattaaaattattagtatttttaCAGGCCACAAATATCTAACAGCACAGTGTCAAATAGTGCATCTTACTCCATCTTTCCAGCACTATGTACATTTTGCTCATTTGATATATTTGAAGAAATTAGAACATGAGTAATTACCATTACTTACCAACACATTTCCTAGGCCCAGCACCAAAGGGCATGTACGCATCAGGTACGATTCTGTCGCTGTCAAAACGATCCGGCTTAAACTTTTCTGGCTCCTCAAAGTATTGTGGATCGCCGTGCAGACCATACAGTGTAATGTAGACAGGGGTTCCTTTCTCGATAACGACATCTGTGTTCGGGATCTAAAATATGAACTTAATTATTAGCTATCGATGTCTGCTAATTTATTGTTGGTCTGCGATAAGAAAAGAACTACCTGGTAGTCTTCAAAAGTGATACGATCAACAGTAGTAACCGAGGGATGCAGCCTGATTCCTTCTGAAATGCATTGGTCCAAATATTTCATTTCAGAAAAGGCCTCCAGGGTCCACCCATGCTTATCGATGGCACGTTTGACGTCCTCTCTAACTCGGTCTTGGATATTTTTCTCTTTTGCCAACTCCATGAGTGTAAAAGCGGCTACTGTCGAGCTCGATTCAAAGCCGGAGAAGAATGTTCCGGATTGGAACAAAAGATTGTCACCATCGAATTCTAAAACgggataattattattaacgtcTAACAACATTTGTCCtcaactacctatttataaCTTACTGTAAAGAGAATCCTGCGTCCCATTTTTCAAGTTAATGATTGAGTCAATGTAGTCTCCTCTTTTTTCCCTGCTTTTTTCGCGTGACTCCACAGCATTCCAAAACATTTTTCCGATGAACGTCGAATCAAATAAAATAGGAGATCCGACCATTTTAACGAGTTCTGGCGTGAAAAATACTGTGACCAAAGCCACCATTCTCTTGAAGGAATGGAAAAACGCCATAACTAGAATAATGTACATAgaattatgaaattaattattggGTTCTAGTATGATCGTCATGTATCGAgttattttatgcataactTACCGTTTTTGCAATAATCGGAGTCGGGGAAGTTAAAGCAATTAGTCTTGGTGCCAAGAGCGACGTTAGAGATGAGGTCAGCTGTATACTTGTAGTTAACGTCCTGGGCATCAATAACTTTAGGTGTTTTACAATCAGTCAAGTGGTCCAAATGATCCATCATAGGTTTACCGGTTTCTATCATCAGCGGAAGCATTTGCTTGAGTTTTCCCCGGGACAGCGTCGGGGTGATCATCCTTCTCAAGTATCTCCAAGCAGGGTTGTTTATGCCGAAGAGATTGACCATGCCGATGCTGTCTTTTTGTAAGGAGCCCGCAAAGTGCCGGTTGGAGAAGTTATCGAAATCGCGGATCAGTATTTGCTTGATAATCTCCTGATCTTTCAGCAGGAGGCACGGTTTGTGGAAAATGTAGAATCCAACGTAAGGAGCGTCAGCGGGCGCCTCTTTGTACAGCTGGCCCAAATGGTAGCCAGGTGCAGTTCGAAACAAAATTCCATCCTTGAAATCCCCAAATATCTTACTTGTATTTTTCAGTTGTATAACACCTCTCCTTTTCCAGTAGTTTAGTTTGTAAGAGCAGTATAGATAACATGATAATATTGTTATTGCTATTATAAGAAAGTAGTTCAGATTCTGGGGTTGAAACCACTCCTCCATAATAATGATGTTGTCAATATTTTTAACCGTAACGAGGAATGTCTTGTAGTTTGTCCTTAATTTGCCTTCGTTTTGTAATAATAACGTTCTTATCCCTTcaccaattttagaaaaaaaaataagtaggtatagcaaATAAATTAGTGATGTTATTCTTCACAATTATTGGGTTGCTTAACCATACAAGAAGGCAATTTTGTGACTTTTATCTCTTTCCCATATTTCTTCAGCTTTTTCTTGGAAGATCCACGAAGGTAAGTACCTATCAATCGTGACCGTTCTGCATAAAAAGAACAcatatttttaggtattttcTTCAGAATAGTAATCTTGCTGtgttaaattatgatgaaaaatgagTCAAGAAAAATGataggtaaatatttttgatttagcgagatatcaaatattaattgttttatttcgaAAATTCAAAACAGTTGTTTATTTACTAACTAATGGTTTTAAAGGTTCAGAAGtttttaaaaatcttaattaatgCTAGTTTTGATTTTGACGCACCTTCCCTTTACATACGTTTATTAATTGCTTAATTTGGGGCTATCTAGCCCTGTGCGAAGTGCTGTGTGAAGGtgttcaaaaatattaatattattcatttattttcattgttttgataTCTTTCTAACATTAACTTAATTTTGTGAGCAGTTTATTAATTCACGCATGAATTTTGTATGTTACTGACAAGAGAGAAGGATGACTATGAGGTGATCGTGAAAAGAGTCAAAATATAACTTACTTTAAGTAACTATTTATCAAAGATTTACGTTTTGGTACTTtcaaaaatcaaattcaaatttatttatttgcttaaaacacgtacatttcagttattattttgttaggaGAACAAAATGTTTCATCGACATAGCGATAGCAAACATTTAGTCGTCatgcagtattattatttaaatattgataTTCATTTAGtttatatcctactaatattataaaggcgaaagtttggatgtatggatgtcatgatgtctggatgcttgttactctttcacgcaaaaactactgaacaagttatttataattttcaaattagtttgagatgcgactcttatcGCTAAAAATCAAATAACTTAAACTTAAAAATAGCATCCATATTAACATGAAAATATAAGGTTTCAAGACAACAACCTAAACAGAAACTTTTAAGTAGCAATTTCTCAAAAGAAGTATTTAAAATTGCTTCTGGTGAACTACT encodes the following:
- the LOC135075817 gene encoding cytochrome P450 6k1-like, yielding MEEWFQPQNLNYFLIIAITILSCYLYCSYKLNYWKRRGVIQLKNTSKIFGDFKDGILFRTAPGYHLGQLYKEAPADAPYVGFYIFHKPCLLLKDQEIIKQILIRDFDNFSNRHFAGSLQKDSIGMVNLFGINNPAWRYLRRMITPTLSRGKLKQMLPLMIETGKPMMDHLDHLTDCKTPKVIDAQDVNYKYTADLISNVALGTKTNCFNFPDSDYCKNVMAFFHSFKRMVALVTVFFTPELVKMVGSPILFDSTFIGKMFWNAVESREKSREKRGDYIDSIINLKNGTQDSLYKFDGDNLLFQSGTFFSGFESSSTVAAFTLMELAKEKNIQDRVREDVKRAIDKHGWTLEAFSEMKYLDQCISEGIRLHPSVTTVDRITFEDYQIPNTDVVIEKGTPVYITLYGLHGDPQYFEEPEKFKPDRFDSDRIVPDAYMPFGAGPRKCVGVQIGQLHVKVVLSMILSEYEVRQPKSAEVKLDNRSTVTSAAEGINLEFIKL